A window of the Halorussus pelagicus genome harbors these coding sequences:
- a CDS encoding sulfatase-like hydrolase/transferase, with protein MATMRRPNVLFVVLDTARAATVFGDDAEAVAPRLAEFADSGIRFTNATANAPWTLPSHASMFTGWRPSDHVAHAGRKDYDAGDHSLPARLGRMGYRTAAFSNNPWISPSFGFEGFEEFSPCWKLFLEGADLASIAKIEARSDQLRELASELLSPSAPKTVANALYMQFLRETYDSGARRTVRRMKTWFRSREGDRPFFAFANFMEPHLAYDPPERFQREFLTDDQIARAETINQDAWAHITGADERTDAEFEILTGIYKAEIRYLDHRLGQLFDFLDESGELDDTAVVVVGDHGENVGDHGLMDHQYCLYDTLVHVPLIVSLPSEDRRVTCEDAVELRDLYPTVLSLAGIDPAALDAPTSRNVLADGEDVGSDREFAVSEYLHPQPEIDAVRDRYDEVPNDISTFDRALRAVRTPAWKFIEGTDRTEELYDLTADPAESRNLAAERPDIADRLRERAREELGPLDYRAGGETDIEAGTKRQLEELGYL; from the coding sequence ATGGCTACGATGCGTCGCCCAAACGTGCTGTTCGTCGTGTTAGACACCGCCAGAGCCGCGACGGTGTTCGGCGACGACGCCGAGGCGGTAGCGCCGCGACTGGCCGAGTTCGCCGACTCGGGAATCAGGTTCACGAACGCGACGGCGAACGCGCCGTGGACGCTCCCCTCCCACGCCTCGATGTTCACCGGTTGGCGACCCTCGGACCACGTCGCCCACGCCGGGCGCAAGGACTACGACGCCGGAGACCACTCGCTCCCCGCCAGACTCGGCCGGATGGGGTATCGGACCGCGGCGTTCTCGAACAATCCGTGGATTTCGCCGAGTTTCGGCTTTGAGGGCTTCGAGGAGTTCTCGCCCTGCTGGAAACTGTTCTTGGAGGGCGCGGACCTCGCGTCCATCGCCAAAATCGAGGCGCGGTCCGACCAACTCCGGGAACTCGCCTCGGAACTGCTGTCGCCGAGCGCCCCGAAGACGGTCGCAAACGCGCTCTACATGCAGTTTCTTCGGGAGACGTACGACTCGGGGGCGCGCCGGACTGTTCGCCGAATGAAGACGTGGTTCCGGTCGCGCGAGGGCGACCGGCCGTTCTTCGCGTTTGCTAACTTCATGGAACCCCATTTGGCCTACGACCCGCCCGAGCGGTTCCAGCGCGAGTTCCTGACCGACGACCAGATAGCCCGCGCCGAGACGATAAATCAGGACGCGTGGGCGCACATCACCGGCGCGGACGAGCGGACCGACGCGGAGTTCGAGATTCTGACCGGGATTTATAAGGCCGAAATCCGCTATCTCGACCACCGACTCGGGCAATTGTTCGACTTCCTCGACGAGTCGGGGGAACTCGACGACACCGCCGTCGTCGTCGTCGGCGACCACGGCGAGAACGTCGGCGACCACGGCCTGATGGACCATCAGTATTGTCTCTACGACACGCTGGTCCACGTCCCGCTAATTGTCAGTCTCCCCAGCGAGGACCGACGAGTCACCTGCGAGGACGCCGTGGAACTCCGTGACCTCTACCCGACCGTCCTCTCGCTCGCCGGGATCGACCCGGCCGCGCTCGACGCGCCCACCTCGCGGAACGTCCTCGCCGACGGCGAGGACGTCGGTTCCGACCGGGAGTTCGCGGTCAGCGAGTACCTGCACCCCCAACCCGAAATCGACGCGGTTCGGGACCGCTACGACGAGGTGCCCAACGACATCTCGACGTTCGACCGGGCGCTCAGAGCCGTCAGGACGCCCGCTTGGAAGTTCATCGAGGGGACCGACCGCACCGAGGAACTGTACGACCTGACCGCCGACCCCGCGGAGTCCCGGAATCTCGCGGCCGAGCGCCCCGACATCGCCGACCGACTCCGCGAGCGTGCCC
- a CDS encoding DUF1616 domain-containing protein: MSGRPHLPRRVGRLPADLAAVAALDALAVLALFVPAVRATPVRAVLGLPFLLVLPGYALVSALFPENQVALSAGQFGRSEQSEGTPSDDPEEDAQSDPGVFLRHELDGVERLGLSVGASIVVVAAVALALDRSAGGLGTSSLVASVGAFTLGHALVAVRRREQLPEGERFAGTLGASVTAARAELFGPETKVDAALNVLVVVSLVLAAGGTAYAVTTESGDAGDTELYLLAENDDGALVADNYPDTLSEARRNPLVVGVENGEGDPAEYTVVAQLQRVTGPPSATTVVAERELARYGVRVVPGESWETRHVPRARMRGDRLRLAYLLYRGEPPADPSVENAEREVHLWLNGTQGGAEASGQAGTTAPETDAPQTLGRWS, translated from the coding sequence ATGAGTGGACGACCGCATCTGCCCCGGCGAGTCGGACGGCTACCGGCCGACCTCGCGGCGGTCGCGGCGCTCGACGCGCTGGCGGTGCTGGCGCTGTTCGTCCCGGCCGTCCGAGCGACCCCGGTTCGCGCGGTGCTGGGTCTGCCGTTCCTGCTGGTTCTGCCGGGGTACGCGCTCGTTTCAGCGCTCTTTCCCGAAAATCAGGTCGCGCTCTCGGCCGGGCAGTTTGGGCGGTCGGAGCAGTCGGAGGGAACCCCCTCGGACGACCCCGAGGAGGACGCGCAGAGCGACCCCGGCGTGTTCCTGCGCCACGAGTTAGACGGCGTGGAGCGACTGGGGCTTTCGGTCGGAGCGAGCATCGTCGTCGTCGCGGCCGTCGCGCTCGCGCTGGACCGCTCGGCGGGCGGTCTCGGAACGTCTTCGCTGGTCGCCTCGGTCGGCGCGTTCACGCTCGGTCACGCGCTCGTTGCCGTCCGGCGGCGCGAGCAGTTGCCCGAGGGCGAGCGGTTCGCGGGCACGCTCGGCGCGAGCGTCACGGCCGCTCGCGCCGAGCTGTTCGGTCCGGAGACGAAGGTGGACGCCGCGCTCAACGTCCTCGTGGTCGTGAGCCTCGTCCTCGCGGCCGGGGGCACCGCCTACGCCGTCACTACCGAGTCCGGCGACGCGGGCGACACCGAACTCTACCTCCTCGCGGAGAACGACGACGGCGCGCTCGTCGCCGACAACTACCCCGACACGCTCTCGGAGGCGCGACGGAATCCGCTGGTCGTCGGCGTCGAAAACGGCGAGGGCGACCCGGCGGAGTACACCGTAGTCGCCCAACTCCAGCGGGTGACGGGACCGCCGAGCGCGACGACGGTCGTCGCGGAGCGCGAACTCGCCCGGTACGGAGTCCGCGTGGTCCCCGGCGAGTCGTGGGAGACGCGCCACGTCCCGCGAGCGCGGATGCGCGGCGACAGGTTGCGACTCGCCTACCTGCTCTACCGCGGGGAGCCACCGGCCGACCCGAGCGTCGAGAACGCGGAGCGCGAGGTCCACCTCTGGCTGAACGGGACGCAGGGCGGAGCGGAGGCGAGCGGTCAAGCGGGAACGACCGCGCCGGAGACGGACGCTCCCCAAACGCTCGGGAGGTGGTCGTGA
- a CDS encoding flippase, with product MDIARSTAKLYLAQLGGSALVASGLVFFSRELGAATMGVFFLFQAVLEMLMVPADFGLRGAVEKRISEGERPPDILTTGLVLKVGLALAAVAGIFAFRGQLNEYIGAELALYLAVGVVLREFSWLMMRVLKGELRVEETATLKFAQKAVWILGGGALVYLDWEVEGLVYGLLGGFAVVLVWGTWKVSTPLGRPSAERARSLVDYSKYNAVTSVQGYVGNWLDIVFIGFFLSQTHVGAYEVSWRVTTFVLLFSKVIAQSIFPQISEWSGEDAHGRIESLLTSVITPSVFFLIPAFVGTALLAEPILELVFGTEFGIARVAFVVLMGFTLVRGVGVVFGRALGAIDQPRLAAISGVSATVTNVVLNAVLVFQFGLLGAATATLVSAFVGTALDVRFLSRHVAVRFPVTELKYCVVSAGVMGGVVFVARSGIGVGTLWELLAVIALGAATYGGLILLFRPLRTRVLGTLPTGRLERWSP from the coding sequence GTGGACATCGCTCGCTCGACGGCGAAACTCTACCTCGCGCAACTCGGCGGGTCGGCGCTCGTGGCCAGCGGTCTCGTCTTCTTCTCCAGAGAGTTGGGGGCCGCGACGATGGGGGTGTTCTTCCTCTTTCAGGCAGTGTTGGAGATGCTGATGGTCCCCGCTGACTTCGGTCTCAGAGGGGCCGTCGAGAAGCGCATCAGCGAGGGCGAGCGTCCGCCGGACATCCTCACCACCGGTCTGGTGCTGAAGGTCGGTCTCGCGCTGGCCGCCGTCGCGGGCATCTTCGCGTTCCGAGGGCAGTTGAACGAGTACATCGGCGCAGAGTTGGCGCTGTACCTCGCGGTCGGGGTCGTCCTCCGGGAGTTCTCGTGGCTGATGATGCGCGTGCTAAAGGGCGAACTCCGGGTCGAGGAGACCGCGACCCTGAAGTTCGCCCAGAAGGCGGTCTGGATACTCGGCGGGGGCGCGCTGGTGTACCTCGACTGGGAAGTCGAAGGGCTTGTCTACGGCCTGCTGGGCGGGTTCGCGGTCGTTCTCGTCTGGGGGACGTGGAAGGTCTCGACGCCGCTCGGCCGACCCTCCGCCGAGCGCGCGCGCTCGCTGGTGGACTACTCGAAGTACAACGCCGTCACCTCGGTGCAGGGCTACGTCGGCAACTGGCTCGACATCGTGTTCATCGGCTTCTTCCTCAGTCAGACCCACGTCGGGGCCTACGAGGTGTCGTGGCGGGTGACGACGTTCGTCCTGCTGTTCAGCAAGGTCATCGCCCAGAGCATCTTCCCCCAAATCAGCGAGTGGAGCGGCGAGGACGCCCACGGGCGCATCGAGAGCCTGCTCACCTCGGTCATCACGCCGTCGGTGTTCTTCCTGATTCCGGCGTTCGTCGGCACCGCCCTGCTCGCCGAACCCATCCTCGAACTCGTATTCGGGACCGAGTTCGGCATCGCCCGCGTCGCGTTCGTCGTACTGATGGGGTTCACGCTGGTCAGGGGCGTCGGCGTCGTCTTCGGCCGGGCGCTCGGCGCGATAGACCAGCCGCGACTCGCGGCCATCTCGGGAGTTTCGGCGACCGTGACGAACGTCGTCCTGAACGCGGTGCTGGTCTTCCAGTTCGGGCTACTCGGCGCGGCGACGGCGACGCTGGTCTCGGCGTTCGTCGGCACCGCGCTCGACGTGCGATTCCTCTCGCGGCACGTCGCGGTGCGGTTCCCGGTCACGGAGCTGAAATACTGCGTCGTCTCCGCTGGCGTGATGGGTGGGGTCGTGTTCGTCGCGCGCTCGGGCATCGGCGTCGGAACACTGTGGGAACTGCTCGCGGTCATCGCGCTCGGCGCGGCGACCTACGGAGGACTGATACTGCTGTTCCGTCCACTCCGGACGCGCGTCCTCGGGACGCTCCCCACGGGGCGCTTGGAGAGGTGGTCGCCGTGA
- a CDS encoding LTA synthase family protein, which translates to MSWLPSSWTTRTGARTETGRVATRANAVKILLILGSVAVLNAVYLWSYRGALSGFTFARLGVLSTHVRNDLFLMEATASFPFGAYYLRSLQAVLGGSLVDALYLPVIPLVSPLFIYPFVRLFFDNRRVAALATVPMFLLVFADTYHFRAYEMGKLFFLLFVFATALFLNDFEKYRYRFGLLSMLFYLGVKLFAPPMEVWAVTWVGFLVLLALFRRLYRGDLTITRRTVARLVALELTFVVLLFAYNNKFYNQLLVDFPLTGENILYSVFALASVLASDPVTVESQYVAVSEAPRLLQLGNVLTFVVIAIPCALVPLSRLIRSGPSFVFRNARELLAVSLLATYSEDLLLYSLVGSGIQLRYVELVFPAVALYYYADASLGDLVPAASLRKAMPAALAVLLLTSSFAVGYEYANETQRQYVNEDAANALTAWLYDYRTGEEITTDFHTFGTVVAHSGIQFGEPYVTNLQRIEPETYEKLDNAETDDSYRMNYFVVNRRTIDQPVMRGPPTWTNFEPLEGYTDAMNAERSLGKVYASDTFHVYKAGAMGGGDGADGAVNESANESRNGSASAVAERALASARSAALLEKPVTALLRPDTSRSSRRIAPD; encoded by the coding sequence GTGAGTTGGCTCCCGTCAAGTTGGACGACCCGAACCGGCGCGCGGACCGAGACCGGACGGGTCGCAACTCGTGCGAACGCGGTCAAGATACTGCTGATACTCGGGTCGGTCGCCGTGCTGAACGCGGTGTACCTCTGGTCGTACCGTGGCGCGCTCTCGGGGTTCACCTTCGCGCGCCTCGGCGTCCTCAGCACCCACGTCCGCAACGACCTCTTCCTGATGGAGGCGACGGCGTCGTTCCCCTTCGGCGCGTACTACCTGCGGTCGCTTCAGGCCGTCCTCGGCGGGAGTCTGGTGGACGCGCTCTATCTCCCGGTCATCCCGCTGGTGAGTCCGCTGTTCATCTACCCCTTCGTCCGCCTGTTCTTCGACAACCGGAGGGTGGCCGCGCTGGCGACGGTGCCGATGTTCCTGCTGGTGTTCGCCGACACCTACCACTTCCGGGCCTACGAGATGGGAAAGCTGTTTTTCCTTCTGTTCGTGTTCGCCACCGCGCTCTTCCTCAACGACTTCGAGAAGTACCGATACCGGTTCGGCCTGCTCTCGATGCTGTTCTACCTCGGGGTGAAACTGTTCGCGCCGCCGATGGAGGTCTGGGCCGTGACGTGGGTCGGCTTCCTCGTCCTCTTGGCGCTGTTCCGGCGACTGTACCGCGGCGACCTGACCATCACCCGGCGGACCGTCGCGCGACTGGTCGCCCTCGAACTCACCTTCGTCGTCCTGCTGTTCGCGTACAACAACAAGTTCTACAACCAGTTGCTCGTGGACTTCCCGCTGACCGGCGAGAACATCCTCTACTCGGTGTTCGCGCTCGCGTCCGTGCTGGCGTCGGACCCCGTCACCGTCGAGAGCCAGTACGTCGCCGTCTCGGAAGCGCCGCGCCTCCTGCAACTGGGCAACGTCCTCACGTTCGTCGTGATAGCCATACCGTGCGCGCTGGTCCCGCTCTCGCGGCTGATTCGCTCCGGGCCGTCGTTCGTGTTCCGGAACGCCCGCGAACTGCTCGCCGTGTCGCTGTTGGCGACCTACTCCGAGGACCTACTGTTGTACTCGCTGGTCGGGTCGGGCATCCAGCTTCGGTACGTCGAACTGGTCTTCCCGGCGGTAGCGCTGTACTACTACGCCGACGCGTCGCTGGGCGACCTCGTTCCCGCGGCGTCGCTCCGCAAGGCGATGCCCGCCGCGCTCGCGGTCCTCCTACTGACGAGTTCGTTCGCGGTGGGCTACGAGTACGCCAACGAGACCCAGCGCCAGTACGTGAACGAGGACGCCGCGAACGCGCTGACGGCGTGGCTCTACGACTACCGAACCGGCGAGGAGATAACGACCGACTTCCACACGTTCGGCACCGTCGTCGCCCACTCGGGCATCCAGTTCGGCGAACCCTACGTCACGAACTTACAGCGAATCGAACCGGAGACCTACGAGAAACTGGATAACGCCGAGACCGACGACAGCTACCGGATGAACTACTTCGTCGTCAACCGCCGAACCATCGACCAACCAGTCATGCGTGGGCCACCGACGTGGACGAACTTCGAGCCGCTGGAGGGCTACACCGACGCGATGAACGCCGAGCGGTCGCTCGGCAAGGTGTACGCCAGCGACACGTTCCACGTTTATAAGGCGGGCGCGATGGGTGGAGGGGACGGAGCGGACGGAGCGGTAAACGAGTCGGCGAATGAATCGAGGAATGGGTCTGCAAGCGCGGTGGCCGAGCGCGCGCTGGCCAGCGCGCGCTCGGCCGCCCTGCTGGAGAAGCCGGTTACAGCACTTCTTCGGCCAGATACGTCTCGAAGTTCTCGACGTATCGCTCCTGACTGA
- a CDS encoding glycosyltransferase has product MTRIAFVEPYYESVTGAQQSMLPLLTDTDSFDATLVVPSEGALAAEARERGVSVDVVGLPSKLDRPGDELLDAHPASVLDTATGVTTYQRRILRYLRERDYDAVYCNSLKAVVLFGPAAKLLGIPILWYVRIDTPISVLDALAHALADHVITISEGTKTRFDGALTRDGKATTIYTGVDLDEFSPANADPSGFPFADRDGPVIAEVATIQPRKGQHHLVDAVGSVADSLDDFELVFAGEASDEAYKHGSDYGETIRRRVADAGIADRTTVLGWCDDVPSLLAAIDIFVLPSYNEGLPRSILEAFALGVPVVATPAGGTRELVAHGENGLVVPKGSADDLAAALARLGSEPDLRERMGRNARETVVQWFSQERYVENFETYLAEEVL; this is encoded by the coding sequence GTGACGCGTATCGCCTTCGTGGAACCGTACTACGAGAGCGTGACGGGCGCACAGCAGTCGATGCTCCCGTTGCTCACCGACACCGACTCGTTCGACGCGACGCTGGTCGTCCCGAGCGAGGGCGCGCTCGCGGCCGAGGCCCGCGAGCGCGGCGTTTCGGTGGACGTGGTTGGTCTCCCCTCGAAACTCGACCGGCCGGGCGACGAACTGCTCGACGCGCACCCGGCGTCGGTTCTCGACACCGCCACCGGCGTGACGACGTATCAGCGCCGAATCCTGCGCTACCTCCGCGAACGCGACTACGACGCCGTCTACTGCAACAGCCTGAAGGCTGTCGTCCTCTTCGGCCCGGCGGCGAAGCTCCTCGGGATACCGATTCTCTGGTACGTCCGCATCGACACCCCGATTTCGGTCCTCGACGCACTCGCGCACGCGCTCGCCGACCACGTTATCACCATCTCGGAGGGGACCAAGACTCGATTCGACGGGGCGCTGACCCGCGACGGGAAGGCGACGACCATCTACACCGGCGTCGATTTGGACGAGTTCTCGCCCGCCAACGCCGACCCGTCTGGATTCCCCTTCGCCGACCGCGACGGGCCGGTCATCGCCGAAGTCGCCACGATTCAACCCCGGAAGGGCCAGCACCACCTCGTTGACGCGGTGGGGAGCGTCGCCGACTCGCTGGACGACTTCGAGTTGGTCTTCGCGGGCGAGGCCTCCGACGAGGCGTACAAGCACGGGAGCGACTACGGCGAGACCATCCGTCGGCGCGTCGCGGACGCAGGCATCGCCGACCGAACCACTGTCCTCGGGTGGTGCGACGACGTGCCCTCCCTGCTCGCGGCAATCGACATCTTCGTTCTGCCGTCGTACAACGAGGGGCTTCCCCGGAGCATCTTGGAGGCGTTCGCGCTGGGGGTCCCCGTCGTGGCGACGCCAGCGGGCGGCACCCGCGAACTCGTCGCGCACGGCGAGAACGGTCTCGTCGTCCCGAAGGGGTCGGCCGACGACCTCGCGGCGGCCCTCGCCCGACTCGGGAGTGAACCCGACCTGCGCGAGCGGATGGGTCGCAACGCCCGCGAGACGGTCGTCCAGTGGTTCAGTCAGGAGCGATACGTCGAGAACTTCGAGACGTATCTGGCCGAAGAAGTGCTGTAA
- a CDS encoding alkaline phosphatase family protein — protein sequence MYDLQSLRTGLRYPSKIISELNRLYAQRRFGVRYNPQGIDIFEEDWDNLVVLDACRYDEFERRTDLPGTLETRTSRASTTHQFIRGNFAGRTLDDVVYVSANGWFASLKEEIDAEVHEFIHVERDAVDGLTSRPETVTETALDATEQYPNKRLLVHYMQPHQPYLGPTGQRLDHDGALYQTIENNDVSREEIVRAYRENLDLVAEEVERLLTELQGKNVVTADHGELLGERTEPIPISYYGHPDGVYVDELVTVPWQVHQNGERKEIVGEAASARDDYDTEAVDEQLRSLGYKL from the coding sequence ATGTACGACTTACAGAGTTTGCGCACTGGGCTACGGTACCCCTCGAAGATAATCTCGGAACTGAACCGACTGTACGCCCAGCGACGCTTCGGGGTCCGGTACAACCCGCAGGGAATCGACATCTTCGAGGAGGACTGGGACAACCTCGTCGTCCTCGACGCCTGTCGCTACGACGAGTTCGAGCGCCGGACCGACCTGCCGGGAACGCTCGAAACCCGAACGTCGCGGGCCAGCACGACCCACCAGTTCATCCGGGGGAACTTCGCGGGGCGGACGCTCGACGACGTGGTGTACGTGTCGGCGAACGGCTGGTTCGCCAGCCTCAAAGAGGAAATCGACGCGGAGGTCCACGAGTTCATCCACGTCGAGCGCGACGCGGTGGACGGCCTGACGAGTCGGCCCGAGACGGTCACGGAGACCGCGCTCGACGCCACCGAGCAGTACCCGAACAAGCGTCTCCTCGTCCACTACATGCAACCCCACCAGCCGTATCTCGGGCCGACCGGCCAGCGGTTGGACCACGACGGCGCGCTCTACCAGACCATCGAGAACAACGACGTGAGCCGCGAGGAAATCGTTCGCGCGTACCGCGAAAATCTCGACCTCGTCGCCGAGGAGGTCGAACGATTGCTGACCGAGTTGCAGGGCAAGAACGTCGTCACCGCCGACCACGGCGAACTGCTGGGCGAGCGGACCGAGCCGATTCCAATCAGCTACTACGGCCACCCCGACGGCGTGTACGTGGACGAACTCGTGACGGTCCCGTGGCAGGTCCACCAGAACGGCGAGCGCAAGGAAATCGTCGGCGAAGCGGCGTCGGCCCGCGACGACTACGACACCGAGGCCGTGGACGAGCAACTGCGGTCGCTCGGGTACAAGCTCTGA
- a CDS encoding glycosyltransferase — protein sequence MAGTPSRGRTPGGTSNSRAEGDAEAGELRVCHVVPALGDGGVQNLLLNMVEHAESNVKHAVSYVKELETSLEPAFEAKGVPTAKVGRARTFDPRAAATLARYVRANDVDVLHAHLPWQQVVARLAGLATDAAVVSTHHNLGDNSHPAVLAAERATRLLDAATVAVSEAVAERYAGRWPPGGDRWRVVHNGIDVREFREAVRSRDPDEKTSKTTYLHVGRYIPGKAQRDLLGAMASVVERHPDSHLYLVGWGDLEETLRETADRLGIAANVSVTGYQSDVEDYYARADAFVSSSLSEGFPITYIESMAAELPIVSTAFGGAADIVADGETGFVVPTRDRAALAEAMTTLQDAETRHQMGRAGYERAEELFDVARTEAAYGEIYRESVGGATGGFTATSRD from the coding sequence GTGGCGGGGACACCCTCGCGCGGACGAACTCCCGGCGGAACGTCCAACAGTCGCGCCGAGGGCGACGCTGAGGCGGGCGAACTCCGCGTCTGTCACGTCGTCCCCGCGCTCGGCGACGGCGGCGTGCAGAATCTGCTTCTGAACATGGTAGAGCATGCTGAGAGCAATGTGAAGCATGCCGTAAGCTACGTCAAGGAGTTGGAAACGTCGCTCGAACCGGCGTTCGAGGCGAAGGGCGTCCCGACGGCGAAGGTCGGCCGAGCGCGGACCTTCGACCCGCGGGCGGCCGCCACGTTAGCCCGGTACGTCCGCGCCAACGACGTGGACGTGCTTCACGCGCACCTGCCGTGGCAACAGGTCGTCGCCAGACTGGCCGGTCTCGCCACCGACGCGGCGGTCGTCAGTACGCACCACAACCTGGGCGACAACAGCCACCCGGCCGTCCTCGCGGCCGAGCGCGCGACCAGACTCCTCGACGCGGCGACGGTGGCCGTCTCGGAGGCCGTCGCGGAACGCTACGCCGGGCGGTGGCCGCCGGGCGGCGACCGGTGGCGCGTCGTCCACAACGGCATCGACGTGCGCGAGTTCCGCGAGGCGGTCCGGTCGCGCGACCCCGACGAGAAGACGAGCAAAACGACGTACCTCCACGTCGGCCGGTACATCCCCGGCAAGGCCCAGCGCGACCTCCTCGGAGCGATGGCGAGCGTCGTCGAGCGACACCCCGACTCGCACCTCTACCTCGTCGGGTGGGGCGACCTCGAAGAGACCCTGCGAGAGACCGCCGACCGCCTCGGCATCGCGGCGAACGTCTCAGTGACAGGCTACCAGAGCGACGTGGAGGACTACTACGCGAGGGCCGACGCCTTCGTGTCGAGTTCGCTCTCGGAGGGGTTCCCGATAACGTACATCGAGTCGATGGCCGCCGAACTCCCAATCGTCTCGACGGCGTTCGGCGGGGCCGCCGACATCGTGGCCGACGGCGAGACGGGGTTCGTCGTGCCGACCCGCGACAGGGCGGCCCTCGCCGAGGCGATGACGACGCTACAGGACGCCGAGACGCGCCACCAGATGGGTCGGGCGGGCTACGAGCGCGCGGAGGAACTGTTCGACGTGGCGCGCACCGAAGCGGCGTACGGCGAGATATACCGGGAGAGCGTCGGTGGCGCGACCGGAGGATTCACCGCAACGAGTCGGGACTGA
- a CDS encoding glucosamine inositolphosphorylceramide transferase family protein, whose translation MSWNSPAELRDGVVQFLRARLGNVRAFRQLSWRVGGTLHHTAPRMLGQSQSGRSGQSPLGQLGQSSAADAGWTASPATPWHTGETIPTYPYRDAPFDPLALRPSPGVANPILTARDVTDFGRAGGVADPFLFVTSAGEWHMFFEVFNRDADPTAVIGHATSPDGGSAWEYDRVVLGTDVHLSFPYVFKWDGTHYLVPDPWDKGSGTADIRLYEAREFPYDWTEAATILSLDDAVSDTVVFRWDDRWWAVAGDERDLYAFHSPTLRADDWEPHAGNPVVRDRPRAARPGGRPIVCEDRIVLFVQECISGYGEQVRAFEITALSPERYADAELDSSPTVRADDSSVGWNSGKMHHVDPWFDGERWRCAVDGNIGLGRSVFGHNWSIGMYESAASVPQSPESREETNRLSPDSLR comes from the coding sequence ATGAGTTGGAACTCACCCGCAGAACTCCGAGACGGCGTCGTCCAGTTTCTCCGGGCGCGACTCGGCAACGTCCGGGCGTTCCGGCAGTTGAGTTGGCGGGTCGGCGGGACGCTCCACCACACCGCCCCGCGGATGCTCGGCCAGTCGCAGTCTGGGCGGTCCGGGCAGTCGCCGCTTGGGCAGCTCGGGCAGTCGTCGGCCGCCGACGCCGGGTGGACGGCCTCGCCCGCAACCCCGTGGCACACCGGCGAGACGATTCCGACGTACCCCTACCGCGACGCTCCGTTCGACCCGCTCGCGCTCCGGCCGTCGCCGGGCGTCGCCAACCCAATCCTGACGGCCCGCGACGTGACCGATTTCGGGCGGGCGGGCGGCGTGGCCGACCCGTTCCTCTTCGTTACGTCCGCTGGCGAGTGGCACATGTTCTTCGAGGTCTTCAACCGGGACGCCGACCCGACCGCCGTCATCGGGCACGCGACCAGTCCCGACGGCGGGTCCGCGTGGGAGTACGACCGGGTCGTGTTGGGGACCGACGTACACCTCTCCTTTCCCTACGTGTTCAAGTGGGACGGCACCCACTACCTCGTTCCCGACCCGTGGGACAAGGGGTCAGGAACCGCCGATATTCGGCTCTACGAGGCCCGCGAGTTCCCCTACGACTGGACCGAGGCGGCGACGATACTGTCGCTCGACGACGCCGTGAGCGACACCGTGGTCTTCCGGTGGGACGACCGCTGGTGGGCCGTCGCGGGCGACGAGCGCGACCTCTACGCGTTCCACTCGCCGACGCTCCGGGCCGACGACTGGGAACCTCACGCCGGGAACCCGGTCGTTCGGGACCGACCGCGCGCGGCCCGGCCCGGCGGTCGGCCAATCGTCTGCGAGGACCGCATCGTCCTCTTCGTTCAGGAGTGCATCTCGGGCTACGGCGAGCAGGTCCGGGCCTTCGAGATTACGGCCCTCTCGCCGGAACGCTACGCTGACGCGGAACTCGACTCGTCGCCGACGGTTCGGGCCGACGACTCGTCGGTCGGGTGGAACTCCGGGAAGATGCACCACGTCGATCCGTGGTTCGACGGCGAGCGGTGGCGGTGCGCCGTGGACGGCAACATCGGTCTCGGCCGGAGTGTCTTCGGCCACAACTGGTCTATCGGAATGTACGAGAGCGCGGCGTCGGTCCCGCAGTCCCCAGAGTCGCGCGAGGAAACGAATCGGCTCAGTCCCGACTCGTTGCGGTGA